A stretch of the Hemitrygon akajei chromosome 30, sHemAka1.3, whole genome shotgun sequence genome encodes the following:
- the LOC140718617 gene encoding transmembrane emp24 domain-containing protein 3-like, whose product MITLIFLLLPLPPLASAGFSKFMFVLADRDVQCFFEEVEKDTEYHFLFQVIAGGHYDVDYFIEDPKGQVVYRKHRMHQEHFKEKAELSGTYKFCFGNQFSSFTHKKIYFHLQIGKRPPVVSGDSRKPTALTQLESSCTAVYYSLSRIAVLQSLQRAQALIDWLHADSINTQVLYWAVSQTVSILLVMTAQVVILKRFFTEKRASVCAAGARF is encoded by the exons ATGATCACGCTTATCTTTCTCCTCCTGCCGCTGCCGCCCTTGGCTTCCGCGGGTTTCTCGAAGTTCATGTTCGTGCTGGCCGACCGAGATGTCCAATGTTTCTTCGAAGAGGTCGAAAAGGACACGGAGTATCATTTCTTGTTCCAG GTGATTGCGGGTGGACACTACGATGTAGATTACTTCATTGAAGACCCCAAAGGGCAAGTGGTCTACAGAAAACACAGGATGCACCAAGAGCACTTCAAAGAAAAGGCAGAGCTGTCAGGCACCTACAAGTTCTGCTTTGGCAACCAGTTCTCCAGCTTCACCCACAAGAAGATTTATTTCCACCTTCAGATAGGCAAGAGACCTCCTGTGGTCTCTGGTGACTCCAGAAAACCTACCGCTCTTACCCAG CTGGAGTCTTCCTGTACCGCAGTCTATTATTCTCTGAGTCGCATAGCTGTCCTGCAGTCACTACAACGCGCACAGGCACTGATCGACTGGCTGCATGCAGATAGTATCAACACCCAAGTCCTGTACTGGGCAGTGAGCCAGACCGTCAGCATTCTCCTGGTTATGACTGCACAGGTGGTTATCCTGAAGAGGTTCTTCACTGAGAAAAGGGCCAGTGTGTGCGCAGCTGGTGCTAGATTCTAG